In Phycisphaerae bacterium, the following proteins share a genomic window:
- a CDS encoding NUDIX hydrolase, whose protein sequence is MAKEQFTYDHPRPSVTVDAVCLRWVEGRRQVGLVRRGKAPFQGCWALPGGFVEIDEDLPAAVLRELKEETGLVPGFIEQFRAFGEPGRDPRGRTISLAYLALVKASAAAAAADDAEAFEWFDLEKLPELAFDHNLIIDQAQRALADWRALGRIDWEGMD, encoded by the coding sequence ATGGCTAAGGAGCAGTTTACGTACGACCATCCGCGGCCGTCGGTGACGGTGGACGCGGTGTGCCTTCGCTGGGTCGAGGGGCGCCGCCAGGTCGGCTTGGTGCGCCGCGGCAAGGCGCCGTTCCAGGGGTGCTGGGCGCTGCCGGGCGGGTTTGTGGAGATCGACGAGGACCTGCCGGCGGCTGTGCTGCGTGAATTGAAGGAAGAGACTGGCCTTGTTCCAGGTTTCATCGAGCAGTTCCGGGCGTTCGGCGAGCCCGGGCGCGACCCGCGAGGTCGGACTATTTCGCTGGCATATCTGGCTCTGGTGAAGGCGAGCGCGGCGGCCGCGGCGGCGGATGATGCCGAGGCCTTTGAATGGTTCGATCTGGAGAAGCTGCCGGAACTGGCGTTTGACCACAATTTGATTATCGATCAGGCTCAGCGGGCACTGGCCGACTG